In one window of Hominilimicola fabiformis DNA:
- a CDS encoding putative ABC transporter permease, producing MMSFCQYFLCFAIFSFIGWAYETVYYSIQQRKFVNSGFLSTCFCPIYGMGAMLDLILLGWIENPLILFFAGMVVTCSLEYFVSWLLETLFHKRWWDYTGWPGNINGRVCLIGGIAFGTFTVALIKLIAPVTIDMIDSVSLPALHIMTCVIAFVMIADTVKTVKCMDSSKLWYVEKQAEFMDELRNGRCVGLVKKIKDTFRR from the coding sequence ATGATGAGTTTTTGCCAATATTTCTTGTGCTTTGCGATATTTAGCTTTATTGGCTGGGCTTATGAAACGGTATATTACAGCATACAACAAAGAAAATTTGTAAACAGCGGCTTTTTAAGCACTTGCTTTTGCCCTATATACGGTATGGGAGCAATGCTTGATTTGATATTGCTTGGATGGATTGAAAATCCTTTGATACTGTTTTTTGCGGGAATGGTGGTTACCTGCTCGCTTGAATATTTTGTATCGTGGCTTTTGGAAACGCTGTTTCATAAAAGATGGTGGGATTATACAGGTTGGCCCGGTAATATAAACGGACGTGTTTGCCTTATAGGTGGAATTGCGTTTGGTACATTTACCGTTGCACTTATTAAGCTTATTGCACCGGTGACGATTGATATGATTGACAGCGTGAGTTTGCCGGCGTTACATATTATGACGTGCGTAATTGCATTTGTGATGATTGCGGATACGGTTAAGACGGTTAAGTGTATGGATTCGTCAAAACTTTGGTATGTGGAAAAACAGGCCGAATTTATGGACGAGCTGCGTAACGGCAGATGTGTGGGATTGGTTAAAAAAATAAAAGATACATTTAGAAGATAA
- a CDS encoding LexA family protein, giving the protein MELYKRIKARREKLGMSQEELATKLGYKSRSTINKIEMGKNDITQSKIIAFANALQTTPSYLMGLDEHETEIYTDDKFPNPNITEDYTTFPVIGDIAKGYNHIAIESWDGDKVDIPNSYLKGHIPKDFFVLCIKGDSMYPQYQDGDKVLILRQSTVNYSGDVGAVIYNDEISTLKKIEFVEDEDWLRLVPVNPNVPPILIAGEELKHCRIMGVPKLLIREM; this is encoded by the coding sequence ATGGAATTATATAAGAGAATAAAAGCACGCAGAGAAAAACTCGGAATGTCACAAGAAGAACTTGCAACTAAGTTAGGTTATAAATCCCGTTCAACTATAAATAAAATTGAAATGGGCAAAAATGATATAACTCAATCAAAAATCATAGCTTTTGCCAATGCACTTCAAACAACTCCAAGCTACTTAATGGGACTGGACGAACACGAAACGGAAATATATACAGATGATAAATTTCCAAATCCGAATATAACAGAGGACTACACAACATTCCCCGTTATAGGTGACATAGCGAAAGGATATAATCATATCGCTATTGAATCATGGGACGGAGATAAAGTCGATATTCCTAATTCATATTTAAAAGGACATATTCCGAAAGATTTCTTTGTACTGTGCATTAAGGGTGACAGTATGTATCCTCAATATCAAGACGGCGATAAAGTATTAATCTTACGTCAAAGCACCGTTAATTATAGTGGTGATGTCGGAGCAGTGATATACAATGACGAAATATCAACATTAAAAAAAATCGAGTTTGTAGAAGATGAAGATTGGTTGAGGTTAGTTCCTGTCAATCCGAATGTTCCGCCAATATTAATTGCGGGTGAAGAATTAAAGCACTGCCGAATAATGGGTGTTCCTAAATTGTTGATTAGAGAAATGTAA